From the genome of Acidobacteriota bacterium, one region includes:
- a CDS encoding HlyD family efflux transporter periplasmic adaptor subunit, with amino-acid sequence MTERDPSAQPRLRRDLLVMPDGETGRGRVVKDPRRRKYFRFDELEGAILELLDGRHTPVDIQVELASRFGEEFSLEEIQEFIDTLRDKDLVEGGGPKLPACAPALGRQVVAALEAGGFRFRSADEPPPPGTAVVRRPPEEARKFDEAAALLRAGRFAAALRAFDEILAANPNNRRAAAIRQLLLQTGAAHEQARERTARKRRRSALYYQIPLLDPDRWFGAVEPALRFVWTRGFAVVYGLVLAAAGLVAVRHAAEIGAAMPDLGRAGAAGALLVTLLALTAVHESAHGLTCKHYGGKVPELGILLILFFLPAVYVDVSDAWLFRDRRRRALVGLAGPLWDLLAAALALLAWRLLPPGPAETAALTVVAASGFSFLLNLNPLMRLDGYYVLSDLSGVPNLRIEALRFVLGGFGLRAAGRAPRKPRTRLFLALYGLLSAAYILAILGILLRGAGAVAARMAGLWGPAALAAFALYLLRRPLRSAGSALGRRLAAAGGRGFAGVAAAAAALGAAGLVPLTLKVSGPATLEAATRVAVRAEEPGNLARLLVREGDEVRAGQLVAQLDPAGIEAQLEVTRAEIERARAELALLERGPQKEQVQQARERVRAAKAEVEHLRSRVARLARLRSEGLVAADQFEQVSKELAVREGALRSALEQARLLEKGPRPEEIQARRAEVERLEAKQRDLERRKAALDLRAPVSGVVVTSDLSERLGERIPAGGVLLEIADPSRLRAEVMVLEAEIGDVRVGQEVQLRFTAFPGRRFRGVVEEIAPVAERDALGRAAFRVRCRVEDPDGLLRPGMTGAAKIVAGRMPAARLLVRRLLRLVDVSLL; translated from the coding sequence GTGACCGAACGGGATCCCTCCGCGCAGCCCCGGCTGCGGCGCGACCTTCTGGTGATGCCGGACGGCGAGACCGGAAGGGGGCGGGTGGTCAAGGACCCCCGGCGGCGCAAGTACTTCCGGTTCGACGAGCTGGAGGGAGCCATCCTCGAACTGCTCGACGGCCGCCACACCCCCGTCGACATCCAGGTCGAGCTCGCCTCGCGCTTCGGCGAGGAGTTCTCGCTCGAGGAGATCCAGGAGTTCATCGACACCCTCCGCGACAAGGATCTGGTCGAGGGCGGCGGGCCGAAACTCCCCGCCTGCGCGCCGGCACTCGGGCGGCAGGTGGTCGCGGCGCTCGAGGCGGGCGGGTTCCGCTTCCGCTCCGCGGACGAGCCCCCGCCGCCGGGCACGGCGGTGGTCCGCAGACCGCCCGAGGAGGCCCGGAAGTTCGACGAGGCGGCGGCGTTGCTGCGGGCCGGCCGGTTCGCGGCGGCCCTGCGGGCGTTCGACGAGATCCTCGCCGCCAACCCGAACAACCGGCGCGCAGCCGCGATCCGGCAGCTCCTGCTCCAGACCGGCGCGGCGCACGAGCAGGCGCGGGAGCGAACCGCACGAAAGCGGCGGCGCTCGGCCCTGTACTACCAGATTCCGCTCCTCGATCCCGACCGGTGGTTCGGCGCCGTCGAGCCGGCGCTGAGGTTCGTGTGGACCAGGGGCTTCGCCGTCGTCTACGGGCTGGTGCTCGCGGCGGCCGGTCTGGTGGCGGTCCGGCACGCGGCCGAGATCGGGGCGGCCATGCCCGACCTCGGCCGGGCGGGCGCAGCGGGTGCTCTTCTCGTCACGCTCCTGGCCCTCACCGCGGTCCACGAGTCGGCGCACGGGCTGACCTGCAAGCACTACGGCGGCAAGGTGCCGGAGCTCGGAATCCTGCTGATCCTCTTCTTCCTTCCCGCGGTTTACGTCGATGTCTCGGACGCCTGGCTCTTCCGCGACCGGCGGCGCCGGGCCCTCGTCGGGCTGGCGGGCCCCCTGTGGGACCTGCTGGCTGCCGCCCTCGCCCTCCTCGCGTGGCGGCTCCTGCCGCCCGGTCCGGCGGAGACCGCAGCGCTGACCGTGGTGGCGGCCTCCGGGTTCAGCTTCCTGCTCAATCTCAACCCCTTGATGCGGCTCGACGGCTACTACGTGCTGTCGGACCTGTCCGGCGTTCCGAACCTCCGGATCGAGGCCCTGCGGTTCGTTCTGGGCGGGTTCGGCCTCCGCGCGGCGGGCCGGGCGCCGCGGAAACCGAGAACCCGCCTTTTCCTCGCCCTGTACGGTCTCCTGTCGGCGGCCTACATCCTCGCCATCCTGGGGATTCTTCTTCGCGGTGCCGGTGCGGTCGCGGCCCGAATGGCCGGCCTTTGGGGACCGGCGGCGCTCGCCGCGTTCGCCCTGTACCTCCTGCGCCGTCCCCTCCGGTCGGCCGGGAGCGCGCTCGGGCGAAGGCTCGCGGCCGCGGGAGGGCGCGGATTCGCCGGGGTCGCGGCGGCCGCAGCCGCGCTCGGCGCCGCCGGCCTCGTCCCGCTGACGCTGAAGGTCTCCGGTCCCGCGACCCTGGAGGCGGCGACGCGGGTCGCCGTGAGGGCGGAGGAGCCGGGCAACCTCGCGCGGCTGCTGGTGCGCGAGGGCGACGAGGTCCGCGCGGGCCAGCTGGTGGCGCAACTCGACCCGGCCGGCATCGAGGCTCAACTCGAGGTGACCCGGGCCGAGATCGAGCGGGCGCGGGCGGAACTGGCGCTGCTCGAGCGGGGCCCGCAGAAAGAGCAGGTGCAGCAGGCGCGCGAGCGGGTCCGCGCCGCGAAAGCGGAGGTGGAGCACCTGCGCTCCCGCGTCGCGCGCCTGGCGCGACTCCGCTCGGAGGGTCTGGTCGCCGCCGACCAGTTCGAGCAGGTGTCGAAAGAGCTGGCGGTCCGGGAGGGCGCGCTGCGCTCGGCGCTCGAGCAGGCGCGCCTTCTCGAGAAGGGCCCGAGGCCGGAGGAGATCCAAGCGCGGCGAGCCGAGGTGGAGCGGCTCGAGGCCAAGCAGCGTGACCTGGAGCGCCGCAAGGCGGCCCTCGATCTCCGCGCTCCCGTCTCCGGCGTCGTCGTGACGAGCGACCTCTCGGAGCGGCTGGGGGAACGTATTCCGGCGGGCGGCGTGCTCCTCGAAATCGCCGATCCGTCCCGACTGCGGGCCGAGGTCATGGTTCTCGAAGCGGAGATCGGCGACGTGCGCGTGGGACAGGAGGTGCAGCTCCGGTTCACCGCCTTCCCCGGGAGGCGCTTCCGGGGCGTCGTCGAGGAGATCGCCCCCGTGGCGGAGCGCGATGCCCTCGGCCGCGCCGCCTTCCGCGTGCGTTGCCGCGTGGAGGACCCGGACGGGCTGCTCCGTCCGGGAATGACCGGGGCAGCCAAGATCGTGGCGGGGCGGATGCCGGCCGCGCGGCTCCTGGTTCGGCGGCTGCTCCGCCTGGTCGACGTGTCGCTCCTGTAG
- a CDS encoding DUF3858 domain-containing protein, which translates to MRASIRRLVAGIAALAAAGALPPARAASAEWEALLLHGQLQPLRERWERSANDLGAALGLAAALDARGDTDGALAVLSAAVESSSAAGLPAAGALARALLLSDRASDGGASLLPLLDRIAGGELPVPDPEAASLARLARVDIVRRAGRGAGALASATRAAGLVTRWRWLGPFGRFDRLDMARTFPPERGSIAIPAPAPAMGPMGLEAAYGDGIAVLPDDLRGPGVAYAVAAFDLDRASDARVRVSCDTSFELWIDGVRAAGADRWRERPPSAQAFLARLRAGRHRLVVKVPSGERRPTVSVALERADGAGPLPGVAEAIPDAGSEPAGLEGEPAPSPSPLDEEAAAVDPAADPETAVAALSWLTVRGRVREVGALLERFAAAWPDAGLPSLWLGRHLAEAETGASPLSDLAQARSRLEKALEADPRLMRAHLLLGELDLLDGRLDAAYGHAEAALALVPDQPDALELAHRVALERGFLPEADRAISRALAEAPGRPDLLEAALKLARRRNAPGRAFELSEESARRGASPVSHARLLAARGDLAGALALLDARLAAWPADAGARLAKALLLADAGQLEDALGTVREITVRRPRNVTARLAEAGLLDRLGLHRQAESVLERVLETAPGRLDIRELLSMRGRREPLTKFLVDPREVLDRARSRGPGVDSALLADIAVVEIDARGGQTELYQGIHAVYTRAGVDKEGELEIPPGAQVEWIRIHKKDGRFVDVRTGRRRPVSLPGLEPGDAVEYVWWRYIPPLFGLPGVLDNRSLFVFQGPQRSFALSRYVVAHDERLDVHTCGDERGLEVQRSHEDGLAIVSWTARGMPRLHLEPHIADRVEAVPHIRLSMGADWALLGDGIRNALVGLLRIDPPLDAMLEEIRRRAAGGDEEALARALHAVVLERLRPGASSFAPSLPASMAASAGEGNRLLVAAALARALGLRARIVLARPIEQKGRFLDCPGPDLFGYPLLELTAGGQRVFLDYNGADFPFGELEPRLAGSDALFVPLGEGEAAVESLPPLEPRLLRRDEADLRLDPDGSVSGRVLVEFRGSLAAHTRRLLEGVPRNRLPEVYQALAGDLFPGAAVHDADTDGTGDPERPLRLTLEIGGGRWPRRTPSGFALPVVLEPMNLLGEYASLERRRQPLLYDATALQREEIRLTVPPGLQIRDVPAPVELSGRFGSYRLEVSAEGRVVSVVREVLLPPQRVEPEDYPEFRRLAMEVAQAERAEIVLQAPSPSLAPRGDGEERQGAAGERRLPDPLDSGAP; encoded by the coding sequence GTGAGGGCCTCGATCCGCCGCCTGGTCGCGGGGATCGCGGCGCTCGCGGCCGCCGGCGCGCTGCCGCCGGCCCGCGCGGCGTCGGCCGAGTGGGAGGCGCTCCTCCTTCACGGCCAACTCCAGCCGCTCCGGGAGCGGTGGGAGCGCTCCGCGAACGACCTCGGTGCCGCCCTCGGTCTGGCCGCGGCGCTCGACGCCCGCGGCGACACCGACGGAGCGCTCGCCGTCTTGAGCGCTGCGGTGGAAAGCTCCTCGGCGGCCGGTCTCCCGGCCGCGGGTGCGCTCGCCCGGGCGCTGCTGCTCTCCGATCGCGCTTCCGACGGCGGGGCTTCGCTCCTCCCGCTTCTCGATCGGATCGCCGGCGGGGAGCTGCCCGTTCCCGATCCGGAAGCGGCCTCCCTGGCCCGCCTCGCGCGCGTCGACATCGTGCGGCGGGCCGGACGCGGTGCGGGCGCCCTCGCCTCCGCGACGAGAGCGGCCGGCCTCGTGACGCGATGGCGGTGGCTCGGCCCGTTCGGCCGGTTCGACCGCCTCGACATGGCACGGACGTTCCCCCCGGAGCGCGGCTCCATCGCCATACCGGCGCCCGCGCCCGCCATGGGCCCCATGGGCCTCGAAGCGGCGTACGGCGACGGGATCGCGGTTCTTCCCGACGATCTCAGGGGTCCGGGGGTCGCCTACGCGGTGGCCGCTTTCGACCTGGACCGGGCGTCGGACGCTCGGGTGCGGGTGAGCTGCGATACCAGCTTCGAACTCTGGATCGACGGCGTTCGCGCCGCGGGCGCCGACCGCTGGCGCGAACGTCCCCCCTCGGCCCAGGCCTTCCTGGCGCGGCTGCGGGCCGGGCGGCACCGGCTCGTCGTGAAGGTTCCCTCCGGCGAACGGCGGCCGACGGTCTCCGTGGCCCTGGAGCGAGCCGACGGCGCCGGCCCGCTACCGGGGGTGGCGGAAGCGATCCCCGACGCCGGAAGCGAGCCCGCCGGGCTGGAGGGAGAGCCGGCTCCGTCCCCATCCCCCTTGGACGAGGAGGCGGCGGCCGTCGATCCGGCCGCCGACCCCGAGACCGCCGTGGCGGCGCTCTCCTGGCTCACGGTTCGGGGGCGTGTCCGGGAGGTGGGAGCCCTTCTCGAGCGCTTCGCCGCCGCGTGGCCGGACGCCGGACTCCCGTCGCTGTGGTTGGGCCGGCATCTCGCGGAAGCGGAGACCGGCGCCTCACCGCTATCCGACCTCGCGCAGGCGAGAAGCCGCCTCGAGAAGGCGCTCGAGGCCGACCCCCGGTTGATGCGCGCCCACCTGCTGCTCGGCGAACTGGATCTCCTCGACGGGCGGCTGGACGCGGCCTATGGCCACGCCGAGGCGGCTCTGGCACTGGTCCCGGATCAGCCGGACGCGCTGGAGCTCGCGCACCGGGTGGCGCTCGAGCGCGGCTTCCTGCCGGAAGCCGATCGGGCCATCTCCCGCGCCCTGGCCGAAGCGCCGGGCCGCCCCGACTTGCTGGAGGCAGCCCTCAAGCTCGCCCGGCGGCGGAACGCCCCGGGACGGGCTTTCGAACTCTCCGAGGAGTCCGCGCGTCGCGGCGCCTCCCCGGTGTCGCACGCACGCCTCCTCGCTGCCCGCGGCGATCTCGCCGGCGCGCTGGCTCTCCTCGACGCCCGGCTGGCGGCATGGCCGGCGGATGCCGGCGCCCGTCTCGCGAAGGCGCTCCTACTCGCCGACGCCGGGCAGCTGGAAGACGCGCTCGGAACCGTCCGGGAGATCACGGTCCGAAGGCCCCGCAACGTCACCGCGCGCCTCGCGGAAGCGGGTCTTCTGGACCGGTTGGGCCTGCACCGGCAAGCGGAGTCCGTCCTGGAGAGGGTTCTCGAAACGGCGCCGGGCCGCCTCGACATCAGGGAGCTTCTGTCGATGAGAGGCCGGCGCGAGCCGCTGACGAAGTTCCTCGTCGATCCCAGGGAGGTGCTCGATCGGGCGAGGTCTCGGGGCCCCGGCGTCGACTCGGCCCTTCTGGCCGACATCGCCGTGGTGGAGATCGATGCCCGGGGCGGCCAGACGGAGCTGTACCAGGGCATTCACGCGGTCTACACGCGTGCGGGCGTGGACAAGGAGGGAGAGCTCGAGATCCCGCCCGGAGCGCAGGTCGAGTGGATCCGGATCCACAAGAAGGACGGACGATTCGTCGACGTGCGAACCGGGAGGCGGCGGCCGGTCAGCCTCCCCGGGCTCGAGCCGGGCGATGCGGTCGAGTACGTGTGGTGGCGCTACATTCCCCCGCTTTTCGGCTTGCCCGGCGTTCTGGACAACCGCTCGCTGTTCGTGTTTCAAGGTCCGCAGCGGAGCTTCGCGCTCAGCCGGTACGTCGTCGCGCACGACGAGCGTCTCGACGTCCATACCTGCGGCGACGAGCGCGGGTTGGAGGTGCAGCGCTCGCACGAGGACGGCCTCGCCATCGTTTCCTGGACGGCTCGCGGCATGCCGCGGCTGCATCTCGAGCCGCACATCGCCGACCGCGTCGAGGCGGTGCCGCACATCCGCCTGTCCATGGGCGCCGACTGGGCCCTTCTCGGGGATGGGATCCGGAACGCTCTCGTGGGGCTGCTGAGGATCGATCCCCCCCTCGACGCGATGCTGGAGGAGATCCGCCGCCGTGCGGCTGGGGGCGACGAGGAGGCGCTCGCCCGCGCCCTCCATGCGGTCGTCCTCGAGAGGCTGCGCCCCGGCGCGTCGAGCTTCGCCCCGTCGCTCCCGGCGAGCATGGCCGCCTCGGCCGGCGAGGGGAACCGGCTCCTGGTGGCGGCCGCTCTCGCGAGGGCACTCGGCTTGCGGGCGCGGATCGTGCTCGCCCGTCCGATCGAGCAGAAGGGCCGCTTTCTCGACTGCCCCGGTCCGGACCTGTTCGGCTACCCGCTGCTCGAACTGACGGCCGGCGGCCAGCGCGTCTTTCTCGACTACAACGGCGCCGATTTCCCGTTCGGAGAGCTGGAGCCCCGGCTGGCGGGGAGCGACGCCCTGTTCGTGCCGCTCGGCGAAGGGGAGGCAGCGGTGGAGTCCCTTCCCCCGCTCGAGCCCCGGCTGCTCAGACGGGACGAGGCCGATCTCCGCCTCGATCCGGACGGCAGCGTGTCCGGCCGCGTCCTCGTCGAGTTCCGAGGAAGCCTCGCGGCGCACACCCGCCGGCTGTTGGAAGGCGTCCCCCGCAATCGCCTGCCGGAGGTCTACCAGGCGCTGGCGGGCGACCTGTTCCCGGGAGCGGCCGTGCACGACGCCGACACGGACGGGACCGGCGACCCGGAGCGGCCCCTCCGGTTGACGCTCGAGATCGGCGGCGGGCGGTGGCCCAGGCGGACACCGTCGGGGTTCGCCCTGCCGGTGGTGCTCGAACCGATGAACCTGCTGGGCGAGTACGCCTCGCTCGAGCGGAGGCGGCAGCCGCTGCTCTACGACGCGACCGCCCTGCAGCGGGAGGAGATCCGCCTCACCGTCCCCCCGGGTCTCCAGATCCGGGACGTGCCGGCGCCCGTCGAACTCTCGGGGCGTTTCGGATCCTACCGGCTCGAAGTCAGCGCGGAAGGGCGCGTCGTGTCGGTGGTGCGGGAGGTTCTGCTCCCGCCCCAGCGCGTCGAACCCGAGGACTACCCCGAGTTTCGGCGGCTGGCCATGGAGGTCGCCCAGGCCGAGCGCGCCGAGATCGTGCTCCAGGCCCCGTCCCCGTCGCTGGCCCCGCGCGGCGACGGGGAGGAGCGGCAAGGCGCCGCCGGGGAGCGGAGACTTCCCGACCCGCTCGACTCCGGGGCTCCGTGA
- a CDS encoding DUF3857 domain-containing protein: MRTTATRRGLGAFALAAALAIPASSAADGSGRCFGAWLDAWAERAERRIDGPSALLPLRVMTSLAGTAPDPAAVTSVLERLRRTRRADPLVAAYLDRVLLQEDLRRGRVASAATRAARLGTITRYEVAGPFPADVKALPEGASWKEIATGPLGELDLHALISPAAEKAAGVRFRVSVGRRTAAALRLGLSGEGELFADGRLLARFEGPSSARPDQEIVAVDLPAGEHRFTLLLRHDEDPWRLMVRVTDREGRPLPPAPPAPPKAPAKPSRRKVRSAVAELEDSARRGRPVWMARLAVELAARHDEGPRRERAVELVRDALRRAPGNEEVLWAAVLVERDESRRREAIERLLELDPEDPGALRALVRYELRFERKRAARSTVDRAERACGEPDPYLELWRAETELSSGYRAGALARIEEALARWPRHPALLAERASLLREEGSVSQAIAAYREAYEADRLKGDVRRHLYDLLRLAGREGEADELIDDVAAIAPLWIGWRFRRARARLAEGDLEGAGRELAALEKIVLQRADLEILRGEVAFAEGRPEAAVAAWRRALEHGAKSPELADRIAALTGEKGAFDERWTEPLEEIRARIREAPPDLVGDEPAVVAAHTTAYRVRPNGVAERFRQIVYWVRRPEEAASLRRHTITYSPRLQRARVLEARLVRRDGTVVHATREDRALLPDLQLRTWYDTRVIELAFPRLDPGDLVELRYRVDDRGPANPIAPGCFGDIAVLGSAAPTLSARLVIEASETLPVRYALSHAPPTGPPRTEKKGGWTTTVISLPPLPAHPDEPGAPPPLERLPHAILSTVSSWEELAGMYARLIEEQIHGGPDIESLVRRITRGRRSRREVIRAIYDWVIENTRYVALELGIHSLKPYDVTDVLRRRHGDCKDKAGLMVAMLEEAGVDADIALLRTRGNGSVDTTLPLFSVFDHAIVRVPDEDLWLDGTVLHHGMGELPIPDRGGLALVVDDETGSGRLVTTPPAEPGSDVTNRRERVVLGPDGSAHVEATVEARGEAAARARARFRLADNRKGSLQALLRRDWPDAVVETAQFPRIGLDDEVVRYGFEAAIPRYGTVRGSRLNVPLAARLPALPSAPPGPRRTQALRLPDPFEREVRSDLELPDGCRAVETPGSTSVDSEWGTLEIDVTGGEREVTVTARHVFRGGTVPAGRLEEFRRYVTAVREALTQRIAVACGDRREARGRWP; the protein is encoded by the coding sequence ATGAGGACGACGGCCACCCGACGAGGACTCGGCGCCTTCGCGCTCGCGGCCGCCCTGGCGATTCCGGCGTCCTCGGCCGCCGACGGGTCCGGTCGGTGTTTCGGCGCGTGGCTCGACGCTTGGGCCGAACGAGCGGAGCGGCGGATCGACGGGCCCTCGGCCCTGCTGCCGCTGCGCGTGATGACCAGCCTGGCGGGAACCGCTCCCGACCCCGCGGCCGTAACGTCGGTGCTCGAGAGATTGCGGCGGACGCGCAGAGCCGACCCGCTCGTCGCAGCCTATCTCGACCGGGTCCTGCTCCAGGAGGATCTCAGGCGGGGGCGGGTGGCGAGCGCCGCCACCCGCGCGGCGCGCCTCGGCACGATCACGCGCTACGAGGTCGCCGGCCCCTTCCCGGCGGACGTGAAGGCCCTACCGGAGGGCGCTTCCTGGAAGGAAATCGCCACCGGGCCGCTCGGAGAACTCGATCTTCACGCGCTGATCTCCCCAGCGGCGGAGAAGGCGGCGGGCGTGCGCTTCCGGGTCTCGGTCGGCCGCCGCACGGCGGCGGCTCTCCGGCTCGGCCTCAGCGGAGAGGGAGAGCTCTTCGCGGACGGGCGGCTCCTGGCGCGGTTCGAGGGGCCCAGCAGTGCCCGGCCGGACCAGGAGATCGTGGCGGTCGACCTCCCCGCCGGCGAGCACCGATTCACCCTCCTGCTCCGCCACGACGAGGATCCCTGGCGGTTGATGGTCCGGGTGACCGACCGGGAGGGCCGGCCCCTCCCGCCTGCACCTCCCGCACCGCCGAAGGCTCCGGCGAAACCGTCCCGCCGGAAGGTTCGCAGCGCGGTGGCGGAACTCGAAGATTCGGCGCGGAGAGGCCGCCCGGTGTGGATGGCGCGCCTGGCCGTCGAGCTCGCGGCGCGGCACGACGAGGGTCCCCGGCGCGAGCGGGCCGTCGAGCTCGTCCGCGACGCTCTGCGACGGGCGCCCGGCAACGAGGAGGTTCTGTGGGCCGCGGTGCTGGTCGAGCGGGACGAGAGCCGGCGCCGCGAGGCGATCGAGCGGCTCCTGGAACTCGATCCGGAGGATCCCGGAGCCCTGCGGGCGCTGGTGCGCTACGAGCTGCGGTTCGAGCGAAAGCGCGCCGCGCGCTCCACCGTGGACCGGGCCGAACGAGCTTGCGGTGAGCCGGATCCCTATCTGGAGCTGTGGCGGGCCGAAACCGAGCTCTCCTCAGGCTACCGGGCGGGCGCGCTGGCCCGAATCGAGGAGGCGCTGGCCCGGTGGCCGCGCCATCCGGCTCTCCTGGCGGAGCGTGCGTCGCTGCTCCGCGAGGAGGGATCGGTGTCCCAGGCGATCGCGGCCTACCGGGAGGCGTACGAAGCGGACCGTCTGAAAGGCGACGTTCGCCGCCATCTGTACGACCTGCTGCGCCTCGCCGGCCGCGAAGGGGAGGCCGACGAGCTGATCGACGATGTGGCGGCGATCGCCCCGCTCTGGATCGGATGGAGGTTCCGGCGCGCGCGCGCGCGGCTCGCCGAGGGCGACCTGGAGGGCGCCGGACGCGAACTGGCCGCCCTCGAGAAGATCGTTCTGCAGCGGGCGGACCTCGAGATCCTCCGAGGCGAGGTCGCCTTCGCGGAGGGGCGTCCGGAGGCGGCGGTCGCGGCTTGGCGGCGCGCGCTGGAGCACGGCGCCAAGTCGCCCGAACTGGCCGACCGCATCGCGGCGCTCACGGGAGAAAAGGGCGCCTTCGACGAACGATGGACCGAGCCGCTCGAAGAGATCCGGGCGCGCATCCGGGAGGCTCCCCCGGACCTGGTCGGAGACGAGCCCGCCGTGGTGGCGGCCCATACGACCGCGTACCGGGTGCGCCCCAACGGCGTCGCGGAGCGGTTTCGCCAGATCGTCTACTGGGTCCGGCGGCCGGAGGAGGCCGCCAGCCTCCGCCGCCACACGATCACCTACTCTCCACGCCTCCAGAGGGCGCGCGTGCTGGAGGCACGCTTGGTGCGGAGGGACGGGACGGTCGTGCACGCCACCAGGGAGGACCGGGCCCTGCTTCCCGACCTGCAGCTTCGGACCTGGTACGACACGCGCGTGATCGAACTCGCCTTCCCCCGGCTCGACCCGGGTGACCTCGTGGAGCTGCGCTACCGCGTCGACGACCGCGGTCCGGCGAATCCGATCGCGCCAGGATGCTTCGGCGACATCGCAGTGCTGGGATCGGCCGCCCCCACGCTGTCCGCCCGGCTCGTCATCGAGGCTTCCGAGACGCTGCCGGTCCGCTACGCGCTCAGCCACGCCCCCCCGACCGGGCCGCCCCGGACGGAAAAGAAAGGCGGCTGGACGACGACCGTGATCAGCCTCCCTCCCCTGCCGGCCCATCCCGACGAGCCGGGCGCACCGCCCCCGCTCGAGAGGCTCCCCCACGCGATCCTCAGCACGGTTTCGAGCTGGGAGGAGCTGGCGGGAATGTACGCCCGACTCATCGAGGAGCAGATCCACGGCGGCCCGGACATCGAATCCCTGGTGAGGCGGATCACACGGGGCCGCCGCAGCCGGAGAGAGGTGATCCGAGCCATCTACGACTGGGTGATCGAGAACACGCGCTACGTGGCCCTCGAGCTGGGAATTCACTCCCTGAAGCCATACGACGTGACCGACGTGCTCCGGCGGCGCCACGGCGACTGCAAGGACAAGGCGGGCCTCATGGTCGCCATGCTGGAGGAGGCCGGCGTGGACGCCGACATCGCGTTGCTGCGCACGCGCGGCAACGGATCGGTCGACACGACGTTGCCCCTGTTCTCCGTCTTCGATCACGCCATCGTGCGGGTTCCCGACGAGGACCTGTGGCTCGACGGGACCGTGCTCCACCACGGCATGGGTGAACTCCCCATCCCGGACAGGGGCGGTCTCGCCCTCGTCGTGGACGACGAAACCGGCTCCGGCCGCCTCGTGACCACTCCCCCCGCCGAGCCCGGGAGCGACGTTACGAACCGCCGGGAACGGGTCGTTCTGGGTCCCGACGGATCCGCGCATGTGGAAGCCACCGTCGAGGCGCGGGGGGAGGCGGCGGCCCGCGCACGCGCCCGGTTCCGGCTGGCCGACAATCGGAAGGGCTCGCTCCAGGCTCTCCTCCGGAGGGACTGGCCGGACGCGGTGGTCGAGACGGCGCAGTTCCCCCGGATCGGCCTCGACGACGAGGTGGTCCGGTACGGGTTCGAGGCGGCGATCCCCCGTTACGGAACCGTCCGCGGGAGCCGGCTGAACGTTCCGCTGGCGGCCCGGCTCCCGGCACTCCCTTCCGCGCCACCGGGACCCCGGCGCACGCAGGCGCTGCGGCTTCCCGATCCCTTCGAGCGGGAGGTTCGGTCGGACCTCGAGCTGCCGGACGGATGCCGGGCCGTCGAAACGCCCGGCTCGACCTCCGTCGACTCGGAATGGGGAACGCTCGAGATCGACGTGACGGGTGGGGAGAGGGAGGTCACGGTGACGGCGCGCCACGTCTTCCGCGGGGGAACGGTGCCGGCCGGGCGCCTGGAGGAGTTCAGGCGGTACGTGACCGCGGTCCGCGAGGCGCTCACCCAGAGGATCGCGGTCGCCTGCGGCGACCGGCGAGAGGCGCGCGGGAGGTGGCCGTGA